In the genome of Gordonia rubripertincta, one region contains:
- a CDS encoding thymidylate synthase, with translation MSTAIRDISSTGTIPTPYEDLLRLVLETGTPKADRTGTGTKSVFGHQLRYDLAEGFPLITTKKVHLKSIIYELLWFLRGDSNVRWLQERGVTIWDEWADANGDLGPVYGVQWRSWPTPSGEQIDQISAALETLKTNPDSRRNIVSAWNVGEIPQMALPPCHAFFQFYVADGKLSCQLYQRSADLFLGVPFNIASYALLTHMMAQQAGLEVGEFVWTGGDCHIYDNHVDQVTLQLSRDPYPYPKLELRKRDSIFDYEYDDIEIVGYESHPGIKAPVAV, from the coding sequence GTGAGCACGGCCATCCGCGACATCTCATCGACCGGGACGATCCCCACTCCGTACGAGGACCTGCTGCGCCTCGTGCTCGAGACGGGCACCCCGAAGGCGGATCGCACCGGGACGGGAACCAAGAGCGTCTTCGGTCATCAGCTGCGGTACGACCTCGCCGAGGGCTTTCCGCTGATCACCACCAAGAAGGTGCACCTCAAGTCGATCATCTACGAACTCTTGTGGTTCCTGCGCGGAGACTCCAACGTCCGCTGGCTCCAGGAGCGCGGCGTGACCATCTGGGACGAGTGGGCCGACGCGAACGGTGACCTCGGACCCGTCTACGGCGTCCAGTGGCGCAGCTGGCCGACGCCGTCGGGGGAGCAGATCGACCAGATCTCCGCAGCGCTCGAGACGCTGAAGACCAACCCCGACTCACGACGCAACATCGTGTCGGCATGGAACGTGGGGGAGATCCCGCAGATGGCGTTGCCCCCGTGCCACGCGTTCTTCCAGTTCTACGTCGCCGACGGCAAGCTCTCCTGCCAGCTGTACCAGCGCTCGGCCGACCTGTTCCTCGGCGTGCCGTTCAACATCGCGTCGTACGCCCTGCTGACCCACATGATGGCGCAGCAGGCGGGCCTGGAGGTCGGTGAGTTCGTGTGGACCGGCGGCGACTGCCACATCTACGACAACCACGTCGACCAGGTGACCCTCCAGCTCTCGCGCGATCCGTATCCGTACCCGAAACTCGAACTGCGCAAGCGGGATTCGATCTTCGATTACGAGTACGACGACATCGAGATCGTCGGCTACGAGTCGCATCCCGGGATCAAGGCGCCGGTGGCGGTGTGA
- a CDS encoding HNH endonuclease produces the protein MATRSTTRANRYAKRRRKRVASRDNDLTDTQWLALQDAWGGCAYCGADGVALQRDCMLAISRGGRYTISNVVPCCGSCNASKCNSEVTSWMRRKKLDEKAFLVRQYEVSKLLADVE, from the coding sequence GTGGCCACTCGCAGCACGACCCGCGCCAACCGCTACGCCAAGCGGCGTCGTAAGCGCGTCGCCTCCCGCGACAACGATCTCACCGACACCCAATGGCTCGCTCTTCAGGACGCGTGGGGCGGGTGCGCGTACTGCGGTGCCGACGGGGTCGCTCTGCAGCGCGACTGCATGCTGGCCATCTCGCGCGGTGGCCGGTACACGATCTCCAACGTCGTCCCATGCTGCGGTTCGTGCAACGCGAGCAAGTGCAATTCCGAGGTCACCTCCTGGATGCGACGGAAGAAGCTCGACGAGAAGGCGTTCCTGGTGCGTCAGTACGAAGTCAGCAAGCTCCTCGCCGACGTGGAGTAG
- a CDS encoding nitroreductase/quinone reductase family protein: MSFETSAGTRGGRVPKGPFMRIVNKVVAPMIRRKGQFGGMNALVLTTVGRKTGRERVTPLAWFPGPAGSWLIVASANGAVNNPGWYHNLKANPDKARIEVDGKTVEVRAQQLHGDERAQAWNQINENERFAGYQEKTDRELPIIKLTPR, translated from the coding sequence ATGAGCTTCGAGACCTCGGCAGGTACACGTGGCGGCCGTGTGCCGAAGGGACCGTTCATGCGCATCGTGAACAAGGTCGTCGCGCCGATGATCCGCCGCAAGGGACAGTTCGGCGGGATGAATGCGCTCGTGCTGACGACCGTTGGCCGCAAGACCGGTCGGGAACGGGTGACCCCGCTCGCCTGGTTCCCGGGCCCCGCCGGCAGTTGGCTGATCGTGGCGTCGGCGAACGGAGCCGTGAACAACCCCGGTTGGTACCACAATCTGAAGGCGAACCCGGACAAGGCCCGCATCGAGGTGGACGGCAAGACCGTCGAGGTCCGCGCCCAGCAGCTCCACGGCGACGAACGCGCCCAGGCCTGGAATCAGATCAACGAGAACGAGCGGTTCGCCGGGTATCAGGAGAAGACCGATCGGGAACTGCCGATCATCAAGCTGACCCCCAGGTAG
- a CDS encoding potassium channel family protein, translating to MQQTGLGLINVPERAQNPVRAIGIRVAIAVGVISIATAVVYVDRDAYSHALDAPLTLLDCLYYVTVSLSTTGYGDIAPMTPGARVVNVLVVTPLRVLFLVVLIGTTLEVLTERSRRAWRIQRWRHNLRDHHVIVGFGTKGRSAARALIDAGVDTANLVVVDSDPNALDAAESLNLVAVRGDATRREVLKLAEVGAARAILIAVHSDATAVLITLTARQLSPGANIAGVVRDAQNVSLLRRSGADTVVVSAATAGRLMGIATRTPHVVEVVDDLLTPGTRLSMVDRPEDR from the coding sequence ATGCAGCAGACCGGACTCGGCCTGATCAACGTTCCCGAACGCGCACAGAATCCGGTACGTGCGATCGGCATACGCGTTGCCATCGCCGTCGGTGTCATCTCGATCGCGACGGCGGTGGTCTACGTCGACCGGGATGCCTACAGCCACGCGCTGGATGCTCCACTCACACTCCTGGACTGTCTGTACTACGTCACCGTGTCGCTCTCGACCACAGGTTACGGCGACATCGCTCCCATGACCCCGGGAGCTCGAGTTGTCAACGTCCTCGTGGTCACGCCGTTGCGCGTCCTGTTCCTGGTGGTGCTGATCGGGACGACTCTCGAGGTGCTGACCGAACGGTCTCGTCGGGCGTGGCGGATTCAGCGGTGGCGGCACAACCTGCGCGACCATCACGTGATCGTCGGCTTCGGCACCAAAGGTCGAAGTGCGGCCCGCGCGCTCATCGACGCCGGCGTGGACACCGCGAATCTCGTGGTGGTCGACAGCGACCCGAACGCGCTCGACGCCGCGGAATCGCTCAACCTGGTGGCTGTTCGTGGAGACGCGACACGGAGGGAGGTCCTCAAGCTGGCCGAGGTCGGCGCGGCCCGTGCCATCCTCATCGCTGTTCACAGCGACGCGACAGCCGTCCTGATCACCCTTACCGCCCGCCAGCTCAGTCCCGGGGCCAACATCGCGGGTGTGGTCCGCGACGCGCAGAACGTGTCGCTGCTACGCCGCTCGGGTGCCGACACCGTCGTCGTCTCGGCGGCGACCGCGGGGCGCCTCATGGGAATCGCAACTCGGACACCACATGTCGTCGAGGTGGTGGATGACCTGTTGACTCCGGGAACACGGCTGTCGATGGTCGATAGGCCCGAGGACCGTTGA
- the nhaA gene encoding Na+/H+ antiporter NhaA, with the protein MHPLQHSEPKPRLFARGSWPETSRITDILCKETVGGMLLLIATVAALAWANSPWSAAYFDLADVRLGTDALGLPLDLTLATWAADGLLAIFFFIVGLELKREFVAGDLRDPARAALPVVAAIGGMAVPAVIFVAFTARAGDGAVQGWAIPTATDIAFAVAVLAVISTHLPAALRTFLLTLAVVDDLLAITVIAVFYSDTINGSALALALLPLAAFAICVQRGIRAWWILLPLAVLTWAFVHESGVHATVAGVLLGFTVPVLHRKSDDAGKPGLAEQFEHRIRPLSAGFAVPVFAFFAAGVAIGGLDGLRAALGDPIALGVVFGLVIGKVVGIVGTSALLATFTRASLDADVRWIDVVGVAMLAGIGFTVSLLIGDLAYESGTERDELVKIGVLAGSLISASAAAVLLRLRNRHYRAVAREEARDDDHDGIPDVYQREQ; encoded by the coding sequence ATGCACCCACTCCAGCACTCTGAACCGAAACCGCGCCTGTTCGCCCGAGGCTCCTGGCCGGAGACCTCCCGCATCACCGACATCCTCTGCAAGGAAACCGTCGGCGGGATGCTGCTCCTCATCGCCACCGTGGCCGCGTTGGCGTGGGCGAACTCCCCATGGTCGGCTGCGTACTTCGATCTCGCCGATGTTCGACTCGGTACCGACGCCCTCGGCCTGCCCCTCGACCTCACCCTCGCGACCTGGGCAGCCGATGGCCTCCTCGCGATCTTCTTCTTCATCGTCGGCCTGGAGTTGAAGCGGGAGTTCGTCGCCGGCGACCTGCGTGACCCCGCCCGTGCCGCGCTGCCGGTGGTCGCCGCCATAGGGGGCATGGCGGTACCGGCCGTCATCTTCGTGGCATTCACCGCACGAGCCGGCGACGGTGCTGTACAGGGGTGGGCCATCCCGACGGCCACCGACATCGCCTTCGCGGTCGCGGTGCTGGCGGTGATCTCCACACATCTGCCCGCGGCACTGCGTACCTTCCTCCTGACCCTGGCGGTGGTCGACGACCTGCTCGCGATCACCGTCATCGCGGTGTTCTACAGCGACACCATCAACGGCTCGGCTCTGGCGCTCGCGCTCCTGCCACTCGCGGCGTTCGCGATCTGTGTGCAGCGGGGGATACGCGCCTGGTGGATCCTGCTTCCGCTCGCGGTGCTGACATGGGCGTTCGTCCACGAGTCAGGAGTGCACGCAACCGTCGCGGGGGTGTTGCTCGGATTCACCGTTCCGGTTCTGCACCGAAAATCCGACGACGCGGGCAAGCCGGGTCTCGCCGAACAGTTCGAGCACCGGATCAGGCCCCTCTCAGCAGGTTTCGCGGTCCCGGTGTTCGCATTCTTTGCCGCAGGCGTCGCCATCGGCGGGCTCGACGGTCTCCGTGCCGCCCTCGGCGATCCCATCGCGCTCGGCGTCGTCTTCGGGCTCGTCATCGGCAAGGTGGTGGGGATCGTCGGCACCAGCGCCCTGCTGGCCACCTTCACCCGCGCATCGCTCGACGCCGACGTGCGGTGGATCGACGTGGTCGGCGTCGCGATGCTGGCCGGAATCGGATTCACGGTGTCGCTACTCATCGGTGACCTCGCCTACGAATCGGGCACCGAACGCGACGAGCTGGTGAAGATCGGGGTCCTGGCCGGCTCCCTCATCTCCGCGTCGGCGGCCGCAGTTCTCCTTCGGCTACGAAATCGTCACTACCGCGCGGTTGCTCGCGAAGAGGCGCGTGACGACGACCACGACGGGATCCCCGACGTCTACCAGCGAGAGCAGTGA
- a CDS encoding flavodoxin family protein: protein MADKRLLIIHHTPSPACQEMFEAVVSGATDPEIEGVEVVRRAALAVTASDFLEADGYILGTPANLGYISGALKHAFDVSYYQILDSTQGRPFGAYIHGNQGTEGAEKALTSITTGLGWVKSADYVVVSEGPTKADREKCWELGATVAAGLME, encoded by the coding sequence ATGGCGGACAAGAGGCTGCTGATCATCCACCACACACCGTCGCCGGCATGCCAGGAGATGTTCGAAGCGGTCGTCTCCGGTGCCACCGATCCGGAGATCGAGGGCGTCGAGGTGGTACGTCGAGCCGCGTTGGCGGTGACCGCGAGCGACTTCCTGGAAGCCGACGGCTACATCCTCGGCACCCCGGCCAACCTCGGATACATCAGTGGCGCACTGAAACACGCTTTCGACGTCAGCTACTACCAGATTCTCGACTCGACGCAGGGTCGCCCGTTCGGGGCGTACATCCACGGAAACCAGGGAACCGAGGGCGCGGAGAAGGCCCTCACCTCCATCACCACCGGCCTCGGCTGGGTGAAATCCGCTGACTATGTGGTGGTTTCGGAGGGGCCGACGAAGGCTGACCGGGAGAAGTGCTGGGAACTGGGTGCCACGGTCGCGGCGGGGTTGATGGAGTAA
- the dapB gene encoding 4-hydroxy-tetrahydrodipicolinate reductase, with product MSGIKVGVLGSQGKVGQAIVTAVENADDLTYTVGVDKGDSLEFFSDTDTQVVVDFTHPDVVMDNLKYLIANGIHAVVGTTGFTEERLETVRGWLAENPKVGVLIAPNFAIGAVLSMRFAAQAAKYYDSVEVVELHHPQKADAPSGTAYRTAELIGRARADAGVGASPDATTSELDGARGAVVDGVHVHSVRLAGLVAHQEVLLGTEGETLTIRHDSLDRSSFAPGVLLGVRSIGDRPGLTIGLEELMDL from the coding sequence ATGAGCGGTATCAAGGTGGGTGTCCTGGGCAGTCAGGGCAAGGTCGGGCAGGCGATCGTCACGGCGGTCGAGAACGCCGACGACCTCACCTACACCGTGGGCGTCGACAAGGGTGACTCGCTGGAGTTCTTCTCCGACACCGACACCCAGGTCGTCGTCGACTTCACCCACCCGGACGTCGTGATGGACAACCTGAAGTACCTCATCGCCAATGGGATTCACGCCGTCGTCGGCACCACCGGCTTCACCGAGGAACGCCTCGAGACCGTGCGCGGCTGGCTCGCCGAGAACCCGAAGGTCGGCGTGTTGATCGCCCCGAACTTCGCCATCGGCGCCGTCCTGTCGATGCGTTTCGCCGCGCAGGCCGCCAAGTACTACGACTCGGTCGAGGTCGTCGAACTGCACCACCCGCAGAAGGCCGACGCCCCGTCGGGCACCGCCTACCGCACCGCCGAGCTGATCGGCCGCGCGCGCGCCGATGCCGGCGTCGGCGCGAGCCCCGACGCCACCACCTCCGAACTCGACGGCGCGCGAGGAGCTGTGGTCGACGGCGTCCACGTCCACTCGGTGCGTCTGGCGGGCCTCGTCGCCCACCAGGAGGTTCTGCTCGGCACCGAGGGGGAGACGCTCACCATCCGCCACGACTCGCTCGACCGGTCGTCGTTCGCGCCCGGTGTGCTCCTCGGTGTGCGCAGCATCGGCGACCGCCCCGGTCTGACCATCGGACTCGAAGAACTGATGGACCTCTGA
- a CDS encoding Lrp/AsnC family transcriptional regulator, whose product MPTAPKDVQLGELDATDRELLKLLQSDARMPNSELAQRVGIAASTCHGRMRRLVELGVIRGFFADVDPAAVGRPLRAMVAVSLQSDARGQIRQFVGEIAAYDEVIDVFFLAGADDYMLHVATADTETLRQFVERLNSRREVAGTTTSLVFEHRRGDAPIY is encoded by the coding sequence ATGCCCACTGCACCGAAGGATGTTCAGCTCGGAGAGCTCGACGCGACGGACCGCGAACTGCTGAAGCTCCTCCAGTCCGATGCCCGTATGCCCAACAGTGAGCTGGCACAACGTGTCGGGATCGCCGCGTCGACGTGTCACGGCCGCATGCGCAGGCTCGTCGAGCTCGGTGTGATCCGTGGATTCTTCGCCGACGTCGACCCGGCCGCCGTCGGCCGCCCGCTGCGCGCCATGGTCGCGGTCAGTCTCCAGTCCGACGCCCGAGGGCAGATCCGGCAATTCGTCGGCGAGATCGCCGCCTACGACGAGGTGATCGACGTGTTCTTCCTCGCCGGTGCCGACGACTACATGCTCCACGTGGCCACGGCCGACACCGAGACGCTGCGCCAGTTCGTCGAGCGGCTCAACAGCCGTCGCGAGGTCGCGGGCACCACCACGTCGCTGGTCTTCGAGCATCGACGGGGTGATGCGCCGATCTATTGA
- the ald gene encoding alanine dehydrogenase — protein sequence MRVGIPTEIKNHEYRVAITPAGVAELHHRGHEVIVQAGAGEGSAVTDNDYKAAGAQILGTAAEVWDQAELLLKVKEPIASEFDLMREGQTIFTYLHLAAGKECTDALLASGTTSIAYEMVRTADGALPLLAPMSEVAGRLAPQVGAYHLMKSEGGRGVLMGGVPGTESAEVVVIGGGVSGVNAATIAVGMGAQVTVFDLDIAKLRAIDARFAGRVHTRYSTKLALDEAIKKADLVIGAVLVPGAKAPVLVPNSLVDQMKPGAVLVDIAIDQGGCFEDSHPTTHADPTFTVHDTTFYCVANMPGTVARTSTQALTGATLPYVLRLADQGWETACDTDPALASGLSTHRGELFTAEVGEALGLPVAPMPFAHN from the coding sequence ATGCGCGTCGGGATCCCCACCGAGATCAAGAACCATGAGTACCGCGTCGCCATCACCCCGGCGGGCGTCGCGGAGCTGCACCACCGCGGTCACGAGGTGATCGTCCAGGCGGGCGCCGGTGAGGGGTCGGCCGTCACCGACAACGACTACAAGGCAGCCGGCGCGCAGATCCTCGGCACCGCCGCCGAGGTCTGGGACCAGGCCGAACTGCTGCTCAAGGTCAAGGAGCCGATCGCCTCCGAGTTCGACCTCATGCGCGAGGGCCAGACGATCTTCACCTATCTCCATCTGGCCGCCGGCAAGGAGTGCACCGACGCGCTGCTGGCCTCGGGCACCACGTCCATCGCCTACGAGATGGTCCGCACCGCCGACGGCGCGCTCCCCCTGCTCGCCCCGATGAGCGAGGTCGCCGGCCGTCTCGCACCCCAGGTCGGCGCCTATCACCTGATGAAGTCCGAGGGCGGGCGCGGCGTCCTCATGGGCGGCGTCCCCGGCACCGAGTCCGCCGAGGTCGTCGTGATCGGCGGCGGGGTCAGCGGCGTCAACGCCGCGACGATCGCCGTCGGCATGGGTGCGCAGGTCACTGTCTTCGACCTCGACATCGCCAAGCTGCGCGCGATCGACGCCCGGTTCGCCGGCCGCGTCCACACCCGCTACAGCACCAAACTCGCGCTCGACGAGGCGATCAAGAAGGCCGACCTGGTCATCGGCGCCGTGCTCGTCCCGGGCGCGAAGGCACCGGTTCTGGTGCCCAACAGCCTTGTCGACCAGATGAAACCGGGCGCGGTTCTCGTCGACATCGCGATCGATCAGGGCGGTTGCTTCGAGGATTCACACCCCACGACCCACGCCGACCCGACCTTCACCGTGCACGACACCACCTTCTACTGCGTGGCCAACATGCCCGGCACCGTCGCCCGCACGTCGACGCAGGCGCTCACCGGGGCGACCCTCCCCTACGTGCTGCGCCTGGCCGACCAGGGCTGGGAGACCGCCTGCGACACCGATCCGGCACTGGCATCGGGGCTGAGCACCCACCGCGGCGAGTTGTTCACCGCCGAGGTCGGCGAGGCGCTCGGTCTCCCCGTCGCGCCGATGCCGTTCGCACACAACTGA
- a CDS encoding NRDE family protein, producing the protein MCLILFAWNAHPEHRLIVAANRDEYHRRRTYALSRWDDLPIIAGRDALAGGTWMGVSADAPDRVAMVTNVRVGPPERVGVRSRGQLPVDFLTGDEDPKVFADRVVEQAADYDPVNLLVGDAADLWWVTNRPQPHAERVADGVHGVSNGALDNDWPKVVDGTAALRDLISAGASDEDYFAMLADQDRPDPARLPDTGVGAEFEAALSPKFINIPGYGTRASTLLRIRHDGHGEIIERRYGYRGKRRGTTRITF; encoded by the coding sequence ATGTGCCTGATCCTCTTCGCGTGGAACGCGCATCCCGAGCACCGGCTGATCGTCGCCGCCAATCGCGACGAGTACCACCGACGGCGCACGTATGCGCTGTCCCGGTGGGATGACCTGCCGATCATCGCCGGACGCGACGCGCTGGCCGGTGGCACCTGGATGGGTGTCTCCGCCGATGCCCCCGACCGCGTCGCGATGGTGACGAACGTTCGAGTCGGTCCTCCCGAACGCGTCGGGGTGCGCTCGCGCGGCCAGTTGCCGGTGGACTTCCTGACCGGTGACGAGGACCCCAAGGTGTTCGCCGACCGCGTCGTCGAACAGGCCGCCGACTACGACCCGGTGAACCTTCTCGTCGGCGACGCCGCGGATCTGTGGTGGGTGACGAACCGGCCGCAACCGCACGCCGAGCGAGTGGCCGACGGCGTGCATGGCGTGTCCAACGGGGCGCTCGACAACGACTGGCCGAAGGTCGTCGACGGCACTGCTGCGCTCCGTGACCTGATCTCCGCGGGCGCCTCCGACGAGGACTACTTCGCCATGCTGGCCGATCAGGATCGCCCCGACCCGGCGCGGCTGCCCGACACCGGCGTCGGAGCCGAGTTCGAGGCGGCCCTGTCGCCGAAGTTCATCAACATCCCGGGATACGGCACGCGGGCCTCGACCCTGCTGCGCATCCGCCACGACGGCCACGGGGAGATCATCGAACGCCGCTACGGCTATCGCGGCAAGCGGCGGGGGACCACCCGCATCACCTTCTGA
- a CDS encoding putative nucleotidyltransferase substrate binding domain-containing protein, with protein sequence MNGPPDQLTVAHRRDAAHTPASRTVADLLRTAPVTGQADMTVRQAAALMTERDQDYVVIPLPGQGLGLLTDADIRARVVAAGRSLDTPVGEIVDGPAFVVDSRTSAIDALTELVDRDLTVIPVTDADGTVLGVVGASDFVADPAGSSMPLREQISRSQTVGELQGHAQRIPQLVADLVRRDRPAHEVTQVASLIIDAVVLRGLRLVVDSRPDVDAAAYTWLSLGSNARREPVLSSDVDSAVVFDDSLEAAELDAYRAAFAELDDVLRGAGLTVDTNGAVASKPLFSRTRTQWQTAARGWIDVPLENKGMIFTSLVLDGRPLFGSRRESPIPTPGVEMIGALRADPRTMRLLLEESLSTKARLRSMRDVLTRRPGAFDVKANALTPLINIARWVALSVESTEVNTRARLQAASGSALLTADDATTLTEVFDVLQRVRLRYQVAQFDRGETPADVLEMGRLSPLDRSLVAQAVREIAGVQRRMAGMSHYQVN encoded by the coding sequence ATGAACGGTCCGCCTGATCAGCTGACGGTCGCGCACCGCCGCGACGCTGCGCACACACCCGCGTCGCGCACCGTGGCCGACCTGCTGCGGACCGCGCCGGTGACCGGACAGGCCGACATGACCGTGCGCCAGGCGGCGGCGCTGATGACCGAGCGCGACCAGGACTACGTGGTGATCCCGCTGCCCGGTCAAGGTCTCGGCCTGCTCACCGACGCCGACATCCGGGCGCGCGTGGTCGCTGCCGGGCGCAGCCTCGACACCCCGGTGGGGGAGATCGTCGACGGGCCGGCGTTCGTCGTGGACTCCCGTACATCGGCCATCGACGCCCTCACCGAACTCGTCGACCGTGACCTCACGGTGATCCCGGTGACCGACGCCGACGGAACAGTTCTCGGCGTCGTCGGCGCGAGCGACTTCGTCGCCGACCCGGCCGGTTCGAGCATGCCGCTGCGCGAACAGATCTCACGGTCGCAGACGGTCGGGGAACTGCAGGGACACGCGCAACGCATCCCGCAGCTGGTGGCCGATCTGGTGCGGCGGGATCGACCGGCACACGAGGTCACCCAGGTCGCGTCCCTCATCATCGACGCCGTCGTGTTGCGGGGGCTACGGCTGGTCGTCGACTCCCGGCCCGACGTCGACGCCGCTGCGTACACGTGGCTGTCACTCGGCAGCAATGCCCGTCGGGAGCCGGTGCTGAGTTCGGATGTCGACTCCGCGGTCGTCTTCGACGACTCGCTGGAGGCGGCCGAGCTCGACGCCTACCGTGCGGCCTTCGCCGAGCTCGACGACGTGCTGCGCGGCGCCGGCCTGACGGTCGACACCAACGGCGCCGTCGCGTCGAAGCCGCTGTTCTCGCGGACCCGCACCCAGTGGCAGACGGCCGCGCGCGGGTGGATCGACGTGCCGCTGGAGAACAAGGGGATGATCTTCACGTCGCTGGTCCTCGACGGCCGGCCCCTGTTCGGGTCGCGCCGCGAATCGCCCATTCCCACACCGGGAGTCGAGATGATCGGCGCGCTGCGCGCCGATCCGCGCACCATGCGGTTGCTGCTGGAGGAGTCGTTGTCGACCAAGGCACGACTCCGTTCGATGCGTGACGTCCTGACCCGGCGCCCGGGCGCGTTCGACGTCAAGGCCAACGCGCTGACGCCGTTGATCAACATCGCCCGCTGGGTTGCGCTGAGCGTCGAATCCACCGAGGTGAACACACGCGCCCGGTTACAGGCGGCCTCGGGCAGCGCACTGCTCACCGCCGACGACGCGACGACGCTGACGGAGGTCTTCGACGTCCTGCAACGGGTGCGGTTGCGGTATCAGGTGGCGCAGTTCGATCGCGGCGAGACACCGGCCGACGTGCTGGAGATGGGCCGGTTGTCACCGCTCGACCGGAGTCTGGTGGCGCAGGCGGTGCGGGAGATCGCCGGCGTCCAGCGCAGAATGGCGGGTATGAGCCACTACCAGGTGAACTGA